A part of Leishmania braziliensis MHOM/BR/75/M2904 complete genome, chromosome 30 genomic DNA contains:
- a CDS encoding TATE DNA Transposon codes for MWGGDMREGKTSNIELDVIYKAYLPKKRIVPSDTMVHLDWKRAQQLAAKVHRHGVVFFPIFIMKHWIAGLLEKGTRDSAEIQLSILDSAPSPIVEEKLRKHFKMVWPALRLVNEFSPRQERYSDDCGLYMSAVFFGVHLDIQIDHSHDMAKCMRRLLYAASKHHPPREYFLEKMRKILTNHPVSRKDFFYNEIEHKPWLKKTTVDREDTFHLGGGERRATKSTNPKRDSRRANQPKARAPKPPPRQKKKEETVRTKMDRAERTKRTPQTPVPASKAPSRKRPERSAMDAPLPRRKAARKSDRRTPATSSGRNGNKTRSLNSSEFPSDDEDLPVIDLPWRKKNSVTRTPEHAPNDATVSSEGIIPTNVSPHVQHGKCISEWTEITLAEANKHARKVYEAVLDHLWAATALARVGDGVAHGLTDTAVGQQRVRHKLTPLQPYSVQEMLKLLRKKIHMVDASPTDPNGVILREEYRSEEVTLDSSIDELYLVRGPSLPTLYDVIKGYRFLLGTCLREAPADVNGVRYPSHYVLTKDASEATVGVYVTATWTHYQSSKRQRAPRHASRYIPLPRSAASEAHQDPSDGQRPRLVKRKRWPGDGAGRDPLQEDEEDGATYRTPGNQKGDGYADVDANISAEAMRALESLRSNPLNMQGRPLSKNEEAEVCPRNWFLFAAKPPHISQLAWNLVRPDTRAHHLRWLTRIKSMNSEQMLMRFPAACIDLILSTARARKWKWATTAKAFAAVAGALRDLPLYSTQTRGIRLQDDPEWRSAFGTVQRYMKESVPDAPPFVSRQQVERISKRLRLGHPRAALFLAMMWGFAARACDISTLRAKDVTLFPGTSTDTYVKVTLTIRKGKGAKTRGPYPIPSMLTRDLAATLQEMLVEKRPSEELFSPHVEELRALIAQEVRTEMRGAQLPSIRKGALRCMAEAGVPLKDLLMISGHAKQATLLRYLGYGQQPTVEAETARDNAGRALFQTLEAAASVFRFRSQESSCANLGIAPQEVSAMVDQMSGFIQVLTERPALVKQWPLHLKRNTPLDMDTVLAMPTKRASTKRFLQRIQCFLDPSFYDGLRTSRTIKKCVLTTAEIQQAVEMGKFEPCPISDIGAQVQLPEGMHGVNVFTVPELKGRRRLITEPLLNRVIPKHHVPRVHYDTRLGRRQRLRYARYMLQIDFEAYYDAIPIAATLRNKFVFRARHDGRYYRLRTLPTGARWSVAVGQAVTWTIVDIDTPVTITTLIDNILVAAREGQEREFVLAVRTVVARIKAANLMTSPNRDELEAMSDEEILQLASANTVFLGEEYTWNGRERLIRNSVKTVAKLKLALQKTSHTIRSLASLISLIFFALHTTQMNPARAFKLLRAYRGIYRLTFRGYDWDDAVPYIDSSVARSLQEIGGALVQNPWWKISDERHPTTDEATYDAVAFTDASLEGWGAVLHLRDAGATEMWTYRQRWTEDLERQLGGNDGEAERVLEKLRQYQLRRRVRSGGRFEDPDLQADRFQARYSAHAEPRAAQLMLRHLVEHHRVPNGARIALATDHRAIVIAQKHLNGFGGIGRGYALNKLFEYTYDLWYNRGIDVVFFYVEGARNPADAYSRHFGVDATGSLEVHRVEPFGVPFLRHTWCPLCEERRREEGGEI; via the exons ATGTGGGGCGGTGACATGCGCGAGGGGAAAACATCGAACATCGAACTCGATGTGATCTACAAAGCGTACCTCCCTAAGAAACGGATCGTTCCGTCGGACACGATGGTGCACCTTGATTGGaaacgcgcgcagcagctcgcggcaaaggtgcaccgtcacggcgtgGTGTTTTTCCCAATCTTCATTATGAAGCACTGGATCGCAGGGCTtttggagaaagggacgcgGGACTCAGCAGAAATACAGCTGAGCATCCTGgactccgcaccttctcccatagTGGAAGAAAAACTGCGTAAGCACTTCAAAATGGTCTGGCCAGCTTTGCGTTTGGTGAATGAATTTTCACCACGTCAGGAACGCTAtagcgacgactgcggttTGTATATGTCTGCCGTATTTTTCGGCGTTCATCTGGACATACAAATCGACCATAGCCACGACATGGCaaagtgcatgcggcgcctgctgtacgcggcgtcgaaacaccacccgccacgcgAATATTTCCTCgaaaaaatgaggaaaattCTGACGAACCACCCGGTGTCACGGAAAGATTTCTTCTACAACGAAATCGAGCACAAACCGTGGTTGAAGAAAACCACGGTGGACCGTGAGGACACTTTCCActtgggtggtggcgaaagGCGCGCAACGAAATCCACGAACCCGAAACGGGATTCCAGGCGCGCAAACCAGCCGAAAGCACGTGCTCCaaagccacctcctcggcaaaagaaaaaggaggaaacggtgCGCACAAAGATGGACCGGGCTgagcgcacaaagcgcacgccacagacgcctgtACCCGCGTCAAAAGCACCTTCCCGTAAACGTCCGGAGAGATCCGCAATGGATGCCCCACTCCCACGGCGAAAGGCCGCGAGGAAAAGTGACAGGAGAACACCAGCGACTTCCTCAGGTAGGAATGGAAACAAAACACGCTCTTTAAACTCGAGCGAATTTCCATCCGATGATGAGGATCTGCCGGTGATCGACCTCccgtggaggaagaaaaactccGTCACACGTACGCCTGAGCATGCGCCAAACGACGCCACGGTGAGCTCAGAAGGCATTATCCCGACGAACGTGTCACCACACGTTCAGCATGGGAAATGCATTTCTGAGTGGACAGAAATCAccctcgcggaggcgaacaAACATGCCAGAAAGGTGTACGAAGCAGTCCTGGATCACCTgtgggctgcgacggctctggcgcgagtcggcgatggtgtggcacacggtctgaccgacacagcggtgggacagcaacgcgtgaggcacaagctgacaccactgcagccttaCAGCGTCcaagagatgctgaagcttctCCGAAAGAAGATCCACATGGTCGATGCCTCACCGACCGACCCGAATGGGGTGATTCTTCGAGAAGAATAccgaagcgaggaggtgaccctCGACTCCTCAATCGACGAACTGTACCTTGTCCGTGGACCGTCGTTACCGACATTATACGACGTGATTAAAGGATACAGGTTTCTGCTTGGCACATGTCTCCgggaggcgccggcagatGTGAATGGCGTGCGCTATCCGAGCCATTACGTTCTCACAAAGGACGCCTCGGAGGCAACGGTGGGAGTCTACGTTAcagcgacgtggacgcaCTACCAATCGTCGAAGAGACAGCGTGCCCCACGTCACGCGTCACGATacattcctcttccgcgaagtgcggcatcagaggcacaccaggaTCCGTCCGATGGCCAACGGCCGCGCctggtgaagagaaaaagatggccaggcgacggcgccggaagGGACCCACtccaagaggacgaggaggacggcgcgaCGTACAGGACTCCAGGAAACCAGAAGGGTGATGGATatgcggacgtcgacgcgaacatctcggcagaggcaatgcgcgctctcgaaagcctccgctccaatcctttaaacatgcagggcaggcctctttcaaaaaacgaagaggcagaggtctgcccgagaaactggttcctcttcgccgcgaaacCGCCACACATCTCACAGCTCGCATGGAACTTGGTGAGGCccgacactcgcgcacaccacttgcgatggttgacgcgaatcaagtcgatgaactcggaacagatgctcatgcgctttccggcggcatgcatcgacttgattctgTCGACCGCAAGGGCCCGCAAATGGAAGTGGGCAACCACCGcgaaggcctttgccgcggtggcgggtgcgctgcgcgacctgccgctctactcgaCGCAGACGCGGGGTATTCGCCTCCAGGACGATcccgagtggcgaagcgcttttggcacggtgcagcgctacatgaaggagtcggtgccggatgcgcctcccttcGTTTCGCGTCAACAGGTCGAGAGGATCTCCAAACGGCTCCGCTTAGGCCAtccacgcgccgcgctgttcctcgccatgATGTGGGGATTCGCAGCACGAGCGTGCGACATTTCCACGCTCCGAGCAAAGGACGTGACGCTGTTCCCGGGTACATCGACGGATACATACGTGaaggtcacgctgacgatccgcaagggaaagggtgccaaaACACGTGGCCCATACCCGATCCCATCGATGCTAACGAGGGacctcgcagcgacgctgcaggagatgctggtcgAGAAAAGACCATCCGAGGAGCTTTTCtcaccacacgtggaggagctgcgggcgctgatcgcccaggaggtgcgaacagagatgcgaggtgcacagctgccctcgatccggaaaggcgcgctccgttgtatggcggaagcgggtgtcccGTTGAAGGACCTGTTGATGATTTccgggcacgcgaagcaggccacgctgctgcgctatcttgggtatggccagcagcctacggtggaggccgagaccgcaagggacaacgccggaagagcgctattccagaccctc gaggcggcggcttccGTGTTCCGTTTTCGATCGCAAgagtcatcgtgcgcgaatctcggaatcgcaccacaggaggtgtcggccatggtggaccagatgtccggtttcatccaagtgctgacggagcgaccggcactcgtgaagcagtggccgctgcacctgaaacggaacacaccactggacatggataccgtgctcgcgatgccgacaaaacgcgcctcaacgaagcggtttctccagcgaatccagtgctttctggatccctccttctacgatgggttgcggacgtcgaggacCATCAAAAAGTGCGTGCTCACAACGGCGGAAATCCAACAGGcggtcgagatgggcaagttcGAACCGTGCCcgatcagcgacatcggcgcccaggtgcaattgccagagggcatgcacggcgtgaacgtcttcacggtgccggagctgaaaggacgacgacgcctcatcacggagcccctgctgaaccgcgtgatccccaaacatcacgtcccgcgcgtccactacgacacgcgcctcggaagacgacagcggctgcgatacgcccgttacatgctacagatcgacttcgaagcttattacgacgctatcccgatcgcggcgacactccgtaacaagttcgtttttcgagccaggcatgacgggcgatactaccgccttcgtactctcccgaccggcgcgcggtggagcgttgccgtcggccaggcggtgacgtggacgattgtcgacatcgacacgcccgtcaccatcaccacgctcatcgacaacattctcgtggccgcacgcgaaggccaggagcgtgagtttgtgctcgcggtgcgcacggtcgtcgcacgcatcaaggcggcgaacctgatgacgtcacccaaccgggacgagctggaggcgatgtcggacgaggaaatcctgcagctggcgagtgccaacaccgtttttctcggtgaagaatacacatggaatggccgagagcggctgatccgcaactcggtgaagacggtggcgaagctgaagcttgcgctccaaaagaccagccacaccatacgcagtctggcctcgctcatctcgctgatcttcttcgcgctccataccacgcaaatgaaccccgcacgggcattcaagctgctgagagcctaccgaggcatataccggctgacgttccgcgggtacgactgggacgacgcggtgccgtacatcgactcctccgtggcgcggtcgctgcaggagatcggcggcgcactggtacagaatccgtggtggaaaatctcggacgagagacacccaacgacggacgaggcgacctatgacgcggtggccttcaccgacgcgtcgctggaggggtggggtgctgtacttcaccttcgcgacgcgggcgccacagaaatgtggacctatcggcagcgctggaccgaggacctggaacggcaactcggcggcaacgatggcgaggcggaacgcgtcctcgaaaaactgcgccagtaccagctgcgtcgccgcgtccggTCGGGAGGCCGGTTCGAGGACCCAGACCTGCAGGCGgaccgcttccaggcgcggtactcggcacacgcggaaccacgcgcggcacaactaatgctgcgacacctggtggagcaccacagggtgcccaacggagcgcgaatcgcgcttgccacggaccaccgtgcgattgtcattgcgcagaaacacctgaacggtttcggcggcattggcagaggctaCGCCTTGAACAAACTTTTCGAGTACACCTACGACCTCTGGTACAACAGAGGGATCGACGTAGTGTTTTTCTAcgtcgagggtgcgcggaatccggcggacgcctactcgcgacacttcggggtggacgcgacaggatcgctggaggttcaccgagttgaaccgtttggcgtgccgttcctccggcacaCGTGGTGTCCGCTatgcgaagagcggcgccgcgaggagggcggcgagatatga
- a CDS encoding TATE DNA transposons, with the protein MRKILTNHPVSRKDFFYNEIEHKPWLKKTTANREDTFHLGGGERRATKSTNPKRDSRRANQPKARSPKPPPRQKKKEETVRTKMDRAERTKRTPQTPVPASKAPSRKRPERSAMDAPLPRRKAARKSDRRTPASSSGRSATGRNGDKTRSLNSSEFPSEDEDLPVIDLPRRKKNSVTRTPEHAPNDATVSSEGIIPTNVSPHVQHGKCISEWTEITLAEANKHARKVYEAVLDHLWAATALARVGDGVAHGLTDTAVGQQRVRHKLTPLQPYSVQEMLKLLRKKIHMVDASPTDPNGVILREEYRSEEVTLDSSIDELYLVRGPSLPTLYDVIKGYRFLLGACLREAPADVNGVRYPSHYVLTKDASEATVGVYVPATWTHYQSSKRQRAPRHASRYIPLPRSAASEAHQDPSDGQRPRLVKRKRWPGDGAGRDPLQEDEEDGGPYSVPGNQKGDGYADVDANISTEAMRALESLRSNPLNMQGRPLSKNEEAEVCPRNWFLFAAKPPHISQLAWNLVRPDTRAHHLRWLTRIKSMNSEQMLMRFPAACIDLILSTARARKWKWATTAKAFAAVAGALRDLPLYSTQTRGIRLQDDPEWRSAFGTVQRYMKESVPDAPPFVSRPQVERISKRLRLGHPRAALFLAMMWGFAARACDISTLRAKDVTLFPGTSTDTYVKVTLTIRKGKGAKTRGPYPIPSMLTRDLAATLQEMLVEKRPSEELFSPHVEELRALIAQEVRTEMRGAQLPSIRKGALRCMAEAGVPLKDLMMISGHAKQATLLRYPWVWPAAYGGGRDRKGQRRKSAIPDPLEAAASVFRFRSQESSCANLGIAPQEVSAMVDQMSGFIQVLTERPALVKQWPLHLKRNTPLDMDTVLAMPTKRASTKRFLQRIQCFLDPSFYDGLRTSRTIKKCVLTTAEIQQAVEMGKFEPCPISDIGAQVQLPEGMHGVNVFTVPELKGRRRLITEPLLNRVIPKHHVPRVHYDTRLGRRQRLRYARYMLQIDFEAYYDAIPIAATLRNKFVFRARHDGRYYRLRTLPTGARWSVAVGQAVTWTIVDIDTPVTITTLIDNILVAAREGQEREFVLAVRTVVARIKAANLMTSPNRDELEAMSDEEILQLASANTVFLGEEYTWNGRERLIRNSVKTVAKLKLALQKTSHTIRSLASLISLIFFALHTTQMNPARAFKLLRAYRGIYRLTFRGYDWDDAVPYIDSSVARSLQEIGGALVQNPWWKISDERHPTTDEATYDAVAFTDASLEGWGAVLHLRDAGATEMWTYRQRWTEDLERQLGGDDGEAERVLEKLRQYQLRRRVRSGGRFEDPDLQADRFQARYSAHAEPRAAQLMLRHLVEHHRVPNGARIALATDHRAIVIAQKHLNGFGGIGRGYALNKLFEYT; encoded by the coding sequence atgaggaaaattCTGACGAACCACCCGGTGTCACGGAAAGATTTCTTCTACAACGAAATCGAGCACAAACCGTGGTTGAAGAAAACCACGGCGAACCGTGAGGACACTTTCCActtgggtggtggcgaaagGCGCGCAACGAAATCCACGAACCCGAAACGGGATTCCAGGCGCGCAAACCAGCCGAAAGCACGTTCTCCaaagccacctcctcggcaaaagaaaaaggaggaaacggtACGCACAAAGATGGACCGGGCTgagcgcacaaagcgcacgccacagacgcctgtACCCGCGTCAAAAGCACCTTCCCGTAAACGTCCCGAGAGATCCGCAATGGATGCTCCACTCCCACGGCGAAAAGCCGCGAGGAAAAGTGACAGGAGAACACCCGCGAGTTCCTCAGGTAGATCCGCAACAGGTAGGAATGGAGACAAAACACGCTCTCTAAACTCGAGCGAATTTCCATCCGAGGATGAGGATCTGCCGGTGATCGACCTCCCgcggaggaagaaaaactccGTCACACGTACGCCTGAGCATGCGCCAAACGACGCCACGGTGAGCTCAGAAGGCATTATCCCGACGAACGTGTCACCACACGTTCAGCATGGGAAATGCATTTCTGAGTGGACAGAAATCAccctcgcggaggcgaacaAACATGCCAGAAAGGTGTACGAAGCAGTCCTGGATCACCTgtgggctgcgacggctctggcgcgagtcggcgatggtgtggcacacggtctgaccgacacagcggtgggacagcaacgcgtgaggcacaagctgacaccactgcagccttaCAGCGTCcaagagatgctgaagcttctCCGAAAGAAGATCCACATGGTCGATGCCTCACCGACCGACCCGAATGGGGTGATTCTTCGAGAAGAATAccgaagcgaggaggtgaccctCGACTCCTCAATCGACGAACTGTACCTTGTCCGTGGACCGTCGTTACCGACATTATACGACGTGATTAAAGGATACAGGTTTCTGCTTGGCGCATGTCTCCgggaggcgccggcagatGTGAATGGCGTGCGCTATCCGAGTCATTACGTTCTCACAAAGGACGCCTCGGAGGCAACGGTGGGAGTCTACGTTccagcgacgtggacgcaCTACCAATCGTCGAAGAGACAGCGTGCCCCACGTCACGCGTCACGATacattcctcttccgcgaagtgcggcatcagaggcacaccaggaTCCGTCCGATGGCCAACGGCCGCGCCTggtgaaaagaaaaagatggccaggcgacggcgccggaagGGACCCACtccaagaggacgaggaggacggtggGCCGTACAGCGTTCCAGGAAACCAGAAGGGTGATGGGTAcgcggacgtcgacgcgaacatctcgacagaggcaatgcgcgctctcgaaagcctccgctccaatcctttaaacatgcagggcaggcctctttcaaaaaacgaagaggcagaggtctgcccgagaaactggttcctcttcgccgcgaaacCGCCACACATCTCACAGCTCGCATGGAACTTGGTGAGGCccgacactcgcgcacaccacttgcgatggttgacgcgaatcaagtcgatgaactcggaacagatgctcatgcgctttccggcggcatgcatcgacttgattctaTCGACCGCAAGGGCCCGGAAATGGAAGTGGGCAACCACCGcgaaggcctttgccgcggtagcgggtgcgctgcgcgacctgccgctctactcgacgcagacgcggggtattcgccttcaggacgatcccgagtggcgaagcgcttttggcacggtgcagcgttacatgaaggagtcggtgccggatgcgcctcccttcGTTTCGCGTCCACAGGTCGAGAGGATCTCCAAACGGCTCCGGTTAGGCCAtccacgcgccgcgctgttcctcgccatgATGTGGGGATTCGCAGCTCGAGCGTGCGACATTTCCACGCTCCGAGCAAAGGACGTGACGCTGTTCCCGGGTACATCGACGGATACATACGTGaaggtcacgctgacgatccgcaagggaaagggtgccaaaACACGTGGCCCATACCCGATCCCATCGATGCTAACGAGGGacctcgcagcgacgctgcaggagatgctggtcgAGAAAAGACCATCCGAGGAGCTTTTCtcaccacacgtggaggagctgcgggcgctgatcgcccaggaggtgcgaacagagatgcgaggtgcacagctgccctcgatccGAAAAGGTGCGCTCCGTTgtatggcggaagcgggtgtcccGTTGAAGGACCTGATGATGATTTccgggcacgcgaagcaggccacgctgctgcgctatccttgggtatggccagcagcctacggtggaggccgagaccgcaagggacaacgccggaagagcgctattccagaccctctagaggcggcggcttccGTGTTCCGTTTTCGATCGCAAgagtcatcgtgcgcgaatctcggaatcgcaccacaggaggtgtcggccatggtggaccagatgtccggtttcatccaagtgctgacggagcgaccggcactcgtgaagcagtggccgctgcacctgaaacggaacacaccactggacatggataccgtgctcgcgatgccgacaaaacgcgcctcaacgaagcggtttctccagcgaatccagtgctttctggatccctccttctacgatgggttgcggacgtcgaggacCATCAAAAAGTGCGTGCTCACAACGGCGGAAATCCAACAGGcggtcgagatgggcaagttcGAACCGTGCCcgatcagcgacatcggcgcccaggtgcaattgccagagggcatgcacggcgtgaacgtcttcacggtgccggagctgaagggacgacgacgcctcatcacggagcccctgctgaaccgcgtgatccccaaacatcacgtcccgcgcgtccactacgacacgcgcctcggaagacgacagcggctgcgatacgcccgttacatgctacagatcgacttcgaagcttattacgacgctatcccgatcgcggcgacactccgtaacaagttcgtttttcgagccaggcatgacgggcgatactaccgccttcgtactctcccgaccggcgcgcgatggagcgttgccgtcggccaggcggtgacgtggacgattgtcgacatcgacacgcccgtcaccatcaccacgctcatcgacaacattctcgtggccgcacgcgaaggtcaggagcgtgagtttgtgctcgcggtgcgcacggtcgtcgcacgcatcaaggcggcgaacctgatgacgtcacccaaccgggacgagctggaggcgatgtcggacgaggaaatcctgcagctggcgagtgccaacaccgtttttctcggtgaagaatacacatggaatggccgagagcggctgatccgcaactcggtgaagacggtggcgaagctgaagcttgcgctccaaaagaccagccacaccatacgcagtctggcctcgctcatctcgctgatcttcttcgctctccacaccacgcaaatgaaccccgcacgggcattcaagctgctgagagcctaccgaggcatataccggctgacgttccgcgggtacgactgggacgacgcggtgccgtacatcgactcctccgtggcgcggtcgctgcaggagatcggcggcgcaTTGGTGCAGAATCCGTGGTGGAAAATCtcggacgagagacacccaacgacggacgaggcgacctatgacgcggtggccttcaccgacgcgtcgctggagggctggggtgctgtgcttcacctccgcgacgcgggcgccacagaaatgtggacctatcggcagcgctggaccgaggacctggaacggcaactcggcggcgacgacggcgaggcggaacgcgtcctcgaaaaactgcgccagtaccagctgcgtcgccgcgtccgcTCGGGTGGCCGGTTCGAGGACCCAGACCTGCAGGCAgaccgcttccaggcgcggtactcggcacacgcggaaccacgcgcggctcaactaatgctgcgacacctggtggagcaccacagggtgcccaacggagcgcgaatcgcgcttgccacggaccaccgtgcgattgtcattgcgcagaaacacctgaacggtttcggcggcattggcagaggctaTGCCTTGAACAAACTTTTCGAGTACACCTAA